In the genome of Candidatus Nanopelagicales bacterium, one region contains:
- a CDS encoding prepilin-type N-terminal cleavage/methylation domain-containing protein, protein MPRRNRTADHGFTLVELLVTVIVLGILASIAIPVYLHQRESAMQAAAESDLRSAAIAMESGRTDAGRYPSAPDGLACSPDVSMHIATADNPSGAAACRDVAVAAGTSAVVLEQASLRTGSTDASEEFLAFLDFCRSGVVSPNTCTYTEDGTVVFSYWETYTYKGKKRLRQVTVEVERGDELDKDELAALGYSTRRDIDVPRRPYVETEQPQQPATPATPATPGTPATPATPATPATPASPETAVTPEGPDTSSDGTAQSGPTTGSGSEDWFCATATHTALGRSWHWDSRTGHLADGACPVATQAA, encoded by the coding sequence ATGCCCCGCCGGAACCGAACCGCCGACCACGGCTTCACCCTCGTCGAACTGCTGGTCACCGTGATCGTGCTGGGGATCCTGGCCTCGATCGCGATCCCGGTGTACCTGCACCAGCGGGAGTCGGCGATGCAGGCCGCCGCCGAGTCGGACCTGCGGTCGGCGGCCATCGCGATGGAGTCCGGGCGCACCGACGCCGGTCGCTACCCGTCGGCTCCCGACGGGCTGGCCTGCTCTCCCGACGTGTCCATGCACATCGCGACCGCGGACAACCCGTCCGGCGCAGCCGCGTGCCGCGACGTTGCCGTCGCGGCAGGGACGTCCGCCGTCGTGCTGGAGCAGGCGTCGCTGCGCACCGGCTCCACCGACGCGAGCGAGGAGTTCCTCGCGTTCCTGGACTTCTGCCGTTCCGGCGTGGTGTCCCCCAACACCTGCACGTACACCGAGGACGGAACCGTCGTGTTCTCGTACTGGGAGACCTACACCTACAAGGGCAAGAAGCGGCTGCGCCAGGTGACGGTAGAGGTCGAGCGCGGCGACGAGCTCGACAAGGACGAGCTCGCGGCCCTCGGCTACTCGACCCGGCGCGACATCGACGTCCCGAGGCGCCCCTACGTCGAGACCGAGCAGCCCCAGCAGCCTGCGACGCCAGCCACGCCGGCCACCCCCGGCACGCCCGCGACCCCGGCCACCCCGGCCACCCCGGCGACGCCCGCGTCACCCGAGACGGCGGTGACGCCGGAGGGCCCCGACACGTCCTCGGACGGCACGGCGCAGAGCGGTCCCACCACGGGTTCCGGCTCCGAGGACTGGTTCTGCGCCACGGCGACCCACACGGCGCTGGGACGGTCGTGGCACTGGGACTCGCGTACCGGGCACCTGGCCGACGGGGCCTGCCCCGTGGCGACGCAGGCCGCGTAA
- a CDS encoding MarR family transcriptional regulator, which translates to MTDWLTDEQQRHWRAWLAASKLLMDRFSRDLQETHGLTIHDYEILVRLSESDGRRMRMGDLAEATLNSRSRLSHQIDRMERDGLVVREHCVVDRRGAWAVLTEHGFDTLVEAAPDHVASVRRHLVDRLTDEQFAALGEASAIVAEPLADEG; encoded by the coding sequence GTGACCGACTGGCTCACGGACGAGCAGCAGCGCCACTGGCGCGCCTGGCTCGCCGCGTCGAAGCTGCTCATGGACCGGTTCTCCCGCGACCTGCAGGAGACGCACGGCCTGACGATCCATGACTACGAGATCCTGGTGCGCCTGTCCGAGAGCGACGGGCGCCGGATGCGGATGGGCGACCTGGCCGAGGCCACCCTGAACTCGCGCAGCCGGCTGTCCCACCAGATCGACCGGATGGAGCGGGACGGGCTGGTGGTCCGCGAGCACTGCGTCGTCGACCGTCGAGGCGCCTGGGCCGTGCTGACCGAGCACGGCTTCGACACCCTCGTCGAGGCGGCGCCCGACCACGTGGCCAGCGTCCGTCGGCACCTCGTGGACCGGCTCACCGACGAGCAGTTCGCCGCGCTCGGCGAGGCCAGCGCGATCGTCGCGGAGCCGCTCGCCGACGAGGGCTGA
- a CDS encoding ROK family protein, whose protein sequence is MTTASGHGAHPTTWPHDVQTLSIDIGGTGLKAAVLDPHGQMVEDRVRVETPYPCPPHTLVESLHDLVSGFSGYHRASVGFPGLVRGGCVIEVPSLSRAVYGGPPDPALVSRWHGFDLAHALAQVLHVPVKVANDADVQGCAVAQGKGMEFVMTLGTGVGTALFNEGHLLPHLELSHGPFRKGESFDIQLGNASRKKVGNERWARRVRKAIDAFHEMLYFDHIYIGGGNAKHLTVADLGHDATIVPNTAGIIGGVRIWELDI, encoded by the coding sequence ATGACCACGGCATCCGGCCACGGGGCCCACCCCACCACGTGGCCGCACGACGTCCAGACGCTGTCGATCGACATCGGCGGCACGGGCCTGAAGGCGGCCGTGCTCGACCCGCACGGCCAGATGGTCGAGGACCGGGTGCGGGTCGAGACGCCGTACCCGTGCCCTCCGCACACCCTCGTGGAGTCCCTGCACGACCTGGTGTCGGGGTTCAGCGGCTACCACCGCGCGTCGGTCGGGTTCCCCGGGCTGGTGCGCGGCGGCTGCGTGATCGAGGTGCCGTCCCTGTCCCGGGCGGTCTACGGCGGGCCGCCGGACCCGGCGCTGGTGTCACGGTGGCACGGGTTCGACCTCGCGCACGCGCTGGCGCAGGTGCTGCACGTCCCGGTGAAGGTCGCCAACGACGCCGACGTCCAGGGCTGCGCCGTCGCGCAGGGCAAGGGCATGGAGTTCGTCATGACCCTCGGTACGGGTGTCGGGACGGCGCTGTTCAACGAGGGGCACCTGCTGCCGCACCTGGAGCTGTCGCACGGGCCGTTCCGCAAGGGCGAGTCGTTCGACATCCAACTCGGCAACGCCTCCCGGAAGAAGGTCGGCAACGAGCGCTGGGCCCGACGGGTCCGGAAGGCGATCGACGCGTTCCACGAGATGCTCTACTTCGACCACATCTACATCGGCGGTGGCAACGCCAAGCACCTCACGGTCGCCGACCTCGGGCACGACGCCACGATCGTGCCCAACACGGCCGGCATCATCGGCGGGGTCCGCATCTGGGAGCTGGACATCTGA
- the map gene encoding type I methionyl aminopeptidase — MPLSPGTLSPERTVPPSIARPEYVGRPGPRPYDGPEVKDPETIERMRVAGRIAAQALDEVGRHVRPGVTTDELDAVGHDFLVEHGAYPSTLGYRGFPKSLCTSLNEVICHGIPDSTRLRDGDICNVDITAYIGGVHGDTNRTFLVGDVDEESRLLVERTYEATMRGIKAVAPGRPLSVVGRVIESYARRFGYGVVRDFTGHGIGTAFHTGLIVPHYDDPSLTLTLEPGMTFTIEPMLTLGTYDYDLWDDGWTVVTKDRRRSAQFEHTVLVTDSGAEILTLP; from the coding sequence ATGCCCCTCTCCCCCGGGACCCTCAGCCCCGAGCGGACCGTCCCCCCGTCGATCGCGCGACCCGAGTACGTCGGCCGCCCCGGCCCCCGGCCGTATGACGGCCCCGAGGTCAAGGACCCCGAGACGATCGAGCGGATGCGCGTGGCGGGTCGGATCGCCGCCCAGGCGCTGGACGAGGTCGGGCGGCACGTCCGGCCCGGCGTCACGACCGACGAGCTGGACGCCGTCGGCCATGACTTCCTGGTCGAGCACGGCGCCTACCCGTCCACCCTGGGTTACCGCGGCTTCCCGAAGTCGCTGTGCACGTCGCTGAACGAGGTCATCTGCCACGGGATCCCCGACAGCACCCGGCTGCGGGACGGGGACATCTGCAACGTCGACATCACCGCCTACATCGGCGGCGTCCACGGCGACACCAACCGGACCTTCCTCGTCGGGGACGTGGACGAGGAGTCGCGCCTGCTGGTGGAGCGCACGTACGAAGCGACCATGCGGGGCATCAAGGCGGTCGCGCCGGGACGTCCGCTCAGCGTGGTCGGCCGCGTCATCGAGAGCTACGCCCGACGCTTCGGCTACGGCGTCGTACGCGACTTCACCGGGCACGGGATCGGGACCGCGTTCCACACCGGGCTGATCGTCCCGCACTACGACGACCCCTCCCTGACCCTGACGCTCGAGCCGGGGATGACGTTCACCATCGAGCCGATGCTGACCCTGGGGACCTACGACTACGACCTGTGGGACGACGGCTGGACGGTGGTCACGAAGGACCGGCGTCGCTCGGCCCAGTTCGAGCACACGGTCCTGGTGACCGACTCGGGTGCTGAGATCCTCACGCTGCCGTAG
- a CDS encoding MFS transporter, whose amino-acid sequence MSIASRSLLRRWGVDVSPLRTSRDFRLLFSSGMVTYLGSTMTMVALPFQVAEQTGSYVAVGLIGLAELVPLVAFGLYGGALADSVDRRRIAVITELGALLLALVLLLNAALPSPSLLLLYVVAMLFAVVDGLQRPSLEAIVPRVVRHDQLAAAGILSSLKWNTGSILGPAVAGLLIAWIGVGSVYAVDAVTFALSLALLLRLRPVPPTADRTQRPSLRHIAEGLRYAAGRRDLLGTYAVDIAAMTFAFPYALFPFVAAEFDAPWSLGLLYAAGAVGGLLITATSGWVPRVHRHGRAIVLAAAVWGLAIAAVGLSPTIWFVLGFLVVAGAADMVSGQFRLLMWNQTIPDEMRGRLAGVELLSYSIGPLLGQVRASTVAQLTSLRMSLASGGVLCVVASGVLAACLPSLWKYDDRTDPNAVRERARRSALADGSAVETP is encoded by the coding sequence GTGTCGATCGCCTCCCGCTCGCTGCTGCGCCGCTGGGGTGTGGACGTCTCACCCCTCCGCACGTCGCGCGACTTCCGGCTGCTGTTCTCCAGCGGGATGGTCACTTACCTGGGCTCGACCATGACCATGGTCGCGCTGCCCTTCCAGGTCGCCGAGCAGACGGGCTCCTACGTCGCCGTGGGTCTGATCGGTCTCGCGGAGCTGGTGCCGCTGGTCGCCTTCGGGCTGTACGGCGGCGCGCTCGCCGACTCGGTGGACCGCCGGCGGATCGCCGTCATCACCGAGCTCGGCGCCCTGCTGCTCGCACTCGTCCTGCTGCTCAACGCCGCCCTGCCGTCACCCTCGCTGCTGCTGCTGTATGTGGTGGCGATGCTGTTCGCCGTCGTCGATGGCCTGCAGCGCCCGTCGCTTGAGGCGATCGTTCCGCGGGTCGTGCGGCACGACCAGCTCGCAGCCGCCGGGATCCTGTCCAGCCTGAAGTGGAACACCGGCAGCATCTTGGGGCCGGCCGTCGCCGGGCTGCTCATCGCCTGGATCGGGGTCGGATCGGTCTACGCGGTGGACGCCGTCACCTTCGCGCTGTCCCTCGCGCTCCTGCTCCGGCTGCGGCCGGTCCCGCCGACGGCCGACCGGACGCAACGACCGTCGCTGCGCCACATCGCCGAGGGCCTGCGCTACGCGGCCGGTCGCCGCGACCTGCTCGGCACCTACGCGGTGGACATCGCGGCCATGACGTTCGCGTTCCCCTACGCGCTGTTCCCCTTCGTGGCCGCGGAGTTCGACGCGCCGTGGTCGCTTGGCTTGCTGTATGCCGCGGGCGCCGTCGGCGGACTGCTCATCACGGCCACGAGCGGCTGGGTGCCACGGGTCCATCGACACGGACGTGCCATCGTCCTCGCCGCCGCGGTGTGGGGGCTGGCCATCGCCGCCGTCGGCCTGTCACCGACCATCTGGTTCGTGCTGGGCTTCCTGGTCGTGGCCGGTGCGGCGGACATGGTCAGCGGCCAGTTCCGGCTGCTGATGTGGAACCAGACGATCCCGGACGAGATGCGCGGACGGCTCGCGGGAGTGGAGCTGTTGAGCTACTCCATCGGCCCGCTGCTGGGTCAGGTGCGCGCGAGCACCGTCGCTCAGTTGACGTCGTTGCGCATGTCGCTCGCGAGCGGCGGCGTGCTGTGCGTGGTCGCCAGTGGCGTTCTCGCGGCGTGTCTTCCGAGTCTGTGGAAGTACGACGACCGCACCGATCCGAACGCGGTGCGCGAACGCGCACGTCGCTCGGCACTCGCTGACGGATCAGCAGTCGAGACACCGTAG
- the npdG gene encoding NADPH-dependent F420 reductase, whose amino-acid sequence MTEPTRRDPYDLPDVSGLVVGVLGGTGDQGRGLAVRLAGAGQRVVIGSRSPDRAENAAAEVGHGVTGASNEDCARSCDLVIVAVPWEGHGDLLAQLREPLAGKVVVDCVNPLGFDKQGPFALRPEEGSAAEQAASLLPDSRVVAAFHHVSAVLLLDPEIAEVTTDVLVLGDDRDATDQVQALAARIPGMRGVYAGRLRNAHQVESLTANLIAVNRRYRAHAGLRVTDV is encoded by the coding sequence ATGACCGAGCCGACGCGTCGCGACCCGTACGACCTGCCCGACGTCTCCGGCCTGGTGGTCGGCGTCCTTGGGGGCACCGGCGACCAGGGCCGCGGCCTGGCGGTGCGGCTGGCCGGTGCCGGCCAGCGCGTCGTCATCGGGTCTCGCAGCCCGGACCGGGCCGAGAACGCCGCCGCCGAGGTCGGCCACGGCGTGACCGGCGCGTCGAACGAGGACTGCGCGCGGTCGTGCGACCTCGTCATCGTCGCAGTCCCGTGGGAGGGGCACGGCGACCTGCTCGCGCAGCTGCGCGAGCCGCTGGCCGGCAAGGTCGTCGTCGACTGCGTCAACCCGCTCGGCTTCGACAAGCAGGGACCGTTCGCCCTCCGCCCGGAGGAGGGCTCCGCGGCCGAGCAGGCGGCGTCGCTGCTGCCCGACAGCCGGGTCGTGGCCGCGTTCCACCACGTGTCGGCCGTCCTGCTGCTCGACCCCGAGATCGCCGAGGTCACGACCGACGTGCTCGTCCTCGGCGACGACCGGGACGCCACCGACCAGGTGCAGGCCCTGGCGGCCCGCATCCCCGGCATGCGCGGGGTGTACGCCGGCCGGCTGCGCAACGCCCACCAGGTCGAGTCCCTCACCGCCAACCTGATCGCGGTGAACCGGCGCTACCGCGCGCACGCCGGCCTGCGCGTCACCGACGTCTGA
- the nifJ gene encoding pyruvate:ferredoxin (flavodoxin) oxidoreductase — MTASDGSRWACIDGNEAAALVAHRLSDVCSIYPITPASPMGELADAWSAAGRTNLWGAVPEVVEMQSEAGAAGALHGAVQKGVLATTFTASQGLLLMLPNMYKVAGELTPAVIHVAARALATHALSIFGDHSDVMAARSTGWAMLCASSVQEAHDFALVAHAATLRSRVPFLHFFDGFRTSHEVDKVALLSDDDLRALVRDADVLAHRTRGLSPERPVLRGTAQNPDVFFQAREAANPFYDALPKVVARCLADLGERTGRHYGLVDYVGAPDAERVMVIMGSGAGAAEETVEDLVARGERVGLVKVRLYRPFPAAALAAAIPATARRVTVLDRVKEPGAPAEPLHLDVVSALSEYRLGDGTPYDQGDRRTPPLVVGGRYGLGSKEFTPAHVKAAFDDLAEERPTPRFTVGITDDVTHLSLAADPDYRIPGRAVQAVFFGLGSDGTVGANKTSVKLIGEHTDQWSQGYFVYDSKKSGSVTVSHLRFGPDPIRSTYLVDHADFVACHQFGLLEKMPVLDGAREGATVLLNSPYPAAELWQHLPVEVQQQMIDKRLEVWTVDAGRVAREVRLGNRINTVMQPCFFALSGVLPQEHAVELIKASVEKTYAKRGRVVVERNHAAIDKAIEAMERVVVPTAVVGDIHRMRPLPDDAPDFVRTVTARMLAGEGDLLPVSALPVDGTFPTGTARWEKRELASDIPVWDPSLCIDCGKCAVVCPHAAIRMKAFPEDDLAGSPSGFKSKPYGGRDLPSGTRLTVQVAPDDCTGCGICVDVCPARSKEEVKHKAIDLLPAAEHRDTERPWYDFFLQIPEIDRATVRQNTVKGSQLLEPLFEFSGACSGCGETPYVKLVTQLFGDRMVVANATGCSSIYGGNLPTTPWAANGAGRGPAWNNSLFEDNAEFGLGIRLAADQQREDARRLLHDLTHEVGEGLARSLLDAQPGPEDETGVAEQRVRIQHLRERLETVDDPRARQLESLADALLPVTVWIMGGDGWAYDIGFSGVDHVLSSGRDVNLLVLDTEVYSNTGGQASKSTPRGAVAKFASGGKATRKKDLGALARAYGNVYVAQIALGANETQTVRALRDAAAYPGPSLVIAYSTCIAHGIEMSTSMAHQKTAVASGYWPLYRYHPSPELGTHPFSLDSKRPTVPLHDFTQHETRFAMLARTEPQRAEHLLALAQADVDERWRYYEQLAEVERNVPHDPGTVDDGDGEDAGPEGKE; from the coding sequence GTGACGGCGTCCGACGGGTCCCGGTGGGCCTGCATCGACGGCAACGAGGCGGCGGCGCTGGTGGCGCACCGCCTCAGTGACGTGTGCTCGATCTACCCGATCACGCCGGCGTCACCCATGGGCGAGCTCGCCGACGCCTGGAGCGCGGCCGGACGGACCAACCTGTGGGGGGCCGTCCCCGAGGTCGTGGAGATGCAGTCCGAGGCCGGGGCGGCGGGTGCGCTGCACGGAGCGGTGCAGAAGGGCGTGCTCGCCACCACCTTCACCGCGTCCCAGGGCCTGCTGCTCATGCTGCCGAACATGTACAAGGTGGCCGGCGAGCTCACCCCCGCGGTCATCCACGTCGCGGCCCGCGCGCTGGCCACGCACGCCCTGTCCATCTTCGGCGACCACAGCGACGTGATGGCCGCCCGCAGCACCGGCTGGGCGATGCTGTGCGCGTCCAGCGTCCAGGAGGCGCACGACTTCGCCCTCGTCGCGCACGCGGCGACCCTGCGCTCCCGGGTCCCGTTCCTGCACTTCTTCGACGGCTTCCGCACCTCGCACGAGGTCGACAAGGTCGCGCTGCTGTCCGACGACGACCTGCGGGCCCTGGTCCGCGACGCCGACGTCCTCGCGCACCGCACCCGGGGGCTGTCGCCCGAGCGACCGGTCCTGCGCGGCACCGCTCAGAACCCGGACGTGTTCTTCCAGGCGCGCGAGGCCGCGAACCCGTTCTACGACGCGCTGCCCAAGGTGGTCGCGCGCTGCTTGGCCGACCTGGGCGAGCGCACCGGACGCCACTACGGGCTGGTGGACTACGTCGGCGCCCCCGACGCGGAGCGGGTCATGGTCATCATGGGCTCCGGTGCCGGTGCCGCCGAGGAGACGGTCGAGGACCTGGTCGCCCGCGGCGAGCGCGTCGGGCTGGTCAAGGTCCGGCTGTACCGGCCGTTCCCGGCGGCCGCGCTGGCGGCGGCCATCCCAGCGACCGCCCGTCGGGTCACCGTGCTCGACCGGGTCAAGGAACCGGGCGCCCCGGCGGAGCCGCTGCACCTCGACGTCGTCAGCGCGCTGTCGGAGTACCGGCTCGGCGACGGCACCCCGTACGACCAGGGTGACCGGCGGACGCCGCCGCTGGTGGTGGGCGGCCGCTACGGACTGGGCTCCAAGGAGTTCACCCCCGCGCACGTCAAGGCGGCGTTCGACGACCTGGCGGAGGAGCGTCCCACGCCGCGGTTCACGGTCGGCATCACCGACGACGTGACCCACCTGTCGCTGGCGGCGGACCCCGACTACCGGATCCCCGGACGTGCGGTGCAGGCGGTCTTCTTCGGGCTCGGCAGCGACGGCACCGTGGGCGCGAACAAGACCTCGGTCAAGCTGATCGGCGAGCACACCGACCAGTGGTCGCAGGGCTACTTCGTCTACGACTCCAAGAAGTCCGGCTCGGTGACCGTGTCGCACCTGCGGTTCGGGCCCGACCCGATCCGTTCCACCTACCTGGTCGACCACGCCGACTTCGTCGCCTGCCACCAGTTCGGGCTGCTGGAGAAGATGCCCGTCCTGGACGGCGCCCGTGAGGGCGCCACCGTGCTGCTGAACAGCCCGTACCCGGCGGCGGAACTGTGGCAGCACCTCCCGGTCGAGGTGCAGCAGCAGATGATCGACAAGCGGCTCGAGGTGTGGACCGTCGACGCCGGGCGCGTCGCCCGCGAGGTCCGCCTGGGCAACCGCATCAACACCGTGATGCAGCCGTGCTTCTTCGCGTTGTCCGGCGTGCTTCCGCAGGAACACGCGGTCGAGCTGATCAAGGCGAGCGTCGAGAAGACCTACGCCAAGCGCGGTCGCGTCGTCGTCGAGCGCAACCATGCCGCCATCGACAAGGCCATCGAGGCGATGGAGCGCGTCGTCGTCCCCACCGCGGTGGTCGGGGACATCCACCGGATGAGGCCGCTGCCCGACGATGCGCCGGACTTCGTCCGCACGGTCACGGCGCGCATGCTCGCCGGGGAGGGCGACCTGCTGCCGGTCAGCGCGCTGCCCGTGGACGGCACGTTCCCCACCGGCACCGCGCGCTGGGAGAAGCGCGAGCTGGCGAGCGACATCCCGGTCTGGGACCCCAGCCTGTGCATCGACTGCGGCAAGTGCGCCGTGGTGTGCCCGCATGCCGCGATCCGGATGAAGGCCTTCCCCGAGGACGACCTGGCCGGGTCGCCGTCGGGGTTCAAGAGCAAGCCGTACGGGGGCAGGGACCTGCCCTCGGGCACCCGGCTCACCGTGCAGGTCGCGCCTGACGACTGCACCGGCTGCGGCATCTGCGTGGACGTGTGCCCCGCGCGCAGCAAGGAGGAGGTCAAGCACAAGGCGATCGACCTGCTCCCCGCCGCCGAGCACCGCGACACCGAGCGGCCCTGGTACGACTTCTTCCTGCAGATCCCCGAGATCGACCGCGCGACGGTCCGGCAGAACACGGTCAAGGGATCGCAGCTGCTCGAGCCGCTGTTCGAGTTCTCCGGAGCCTGCAGCGGCTGCGGCGAGACGCCCTACGTCAAGCTGGTGACCCAGTTGTTCGGCGACCGGATGGTCGTGGCGAACGCGACCGGCTGCTCGTCCATCTACGGCGGCAACCTGCCGACGACGCCGTGGGCGGCCAACGGCGCCGGTCGCGGCCCGGCCTGGAACAACTCGCTGTTCGAGGACAACGCCGAGTTCGGCCTCGGCATCCGGCTGGCCGCCGACCAGCAGCGCGAGGATGCGCGGCGACTGCTGCACGACCTCACCCACGAGGTCGGGGAGGGGCTGGCCCGCTCGCTGCTGGACGCCCAGCCCGGTCCCGAGGACGAGACCGGCGTCGCGGAGCAGCGGGTGCGCATCCAGCACCTGCGTGAGCGGCTGGAGACGGTCGACGACCCGCGGGCGCGGCAGCTGGAGTCGCTCGCGGACGCCCTGCTGCCGGTGACCGTCTGGATCATGGGCGGCGACGGCTGGGCCTACGACATCGGCTTCTCCGGCGTCGACCACGTGCTGTCCAGCGGCCGGGACGTCAACCTGCTGGTCCTCGACACCGAGGTCTACTCCAACACCGGAGGCCAGGCGTCGAAGTCGACGCCGCGCGGCGCCGTCGCCAAGTTCGCCTCTGGCGGAAAGGCCACCCGCAAGAAGGACCTCGGCGCGCTCGCCCGGGCCTACGGCAACGTCTACGTCGCCCAGATCGCACTGGGGGCCAACGAGACCCAGACGGTCCGCGCCCTCCGCGACGCTGCCGCGTACCCGGGCCCGAGCCTGGTCATCGCCTACTCCACCTGCATCGCGCACGGCATCGAGATGTCGACGTCGATGGCGCACCAGAAGACCGCGGTGGCGTCCGGGTACTGGCCGCTGTACCGCTACCACCCGAGCCCGGAGCTGGGCACGCACCCGTTCAGCCTGGACTCCAAGCGGCCGACCGTGCCGCTGCACGACTTCACCCAGCACGAGACCCGCTTCGCGATGCTCGCCCGCACCGAGCCGCAGCGCGCGGAGCACCTGCTCGCCCTGGCCCAGGCCGACGTCGACGAGCGCTGGCGCTACTACGAGCAGCTGGCCGAGGTCGAGCGCAACGTGCCCCACGACCCGGGAACCGTGGACGACGGTGACGGCGAGGACGCCGGCCCCGAGGGGAAGGAGTAG
- a CDS encoding dihydroorotate dehydrogenase-like protein, with protein sequence MSDLTTSYLGLTLRSPIVASPSPVTGRLESLRALDEAGVGAVVLPSLFEEEVESESLTLNDRLEEGAGVFAEAADYFPDLDFGNLGLDRHVRLVEQAAEELSVPVIASVNARTVGGWLDYAQMMVDAGAEAIELNMYDVAADPDLSAADVEQGYLDLVAQVSACISVPLSVKLSPYFSSFGHMAREVVDAGADGLVLFNRFYQPDLDLESLDVTPRLELSTSAELRLPLRWIGLLRPHLAHTSLALTSGVHDGLDVAKGLLAGADVVMAASALLHHGPDHVRTMTEQLQGWLQEHEYVSVDQLRGSVARHAAADPSAYERSQYLRVLSSWRR encoded by the coding sequence GTGAGCGACCTGACGACGTCGTACCTCGGACTGACGCTGAGGTCCCCGATCGTGGCCTCGCCGTCGCCGGTCACCGGGCGGCTGGAGTCGCTGCGGGCGCTCGACGAGGCGGGCGTGGGTGCGGTGGTGCTCCCCAGCCTGTTCGAGGAGGAGGTTGAGTCGGAGTCCCTCACCCTCAACGACCGGCTGGAGGAGGGCGCGGGGGTCTTCGCCGAGGCGGCGGACTACTTCCCCGACCTCGACTTCGGCAACCTCGGGCTGGACCGGCACGTCCGGCTGGTCGAGCAGGCCGCCGAGGAGCTGTCCGTGCCGGTCATCGCCAGCGTCAACGCGCGCACCGTGGGCGGCTGGCTGGACTACGCCCAGATGATGGTCGACGCGGGCGCCGAGGCCATCGAGCTCAACATGTACGACGTCGCCGCCGACCCGGACCTGTCCGCCGCGGACGTCGAGCAGGGCTACCTGGACCTGGTGGCGCAGGTGAGCGCGTGCATCTCCGTGCCGCTGTCGGTCAAGCTGTCGCCGTACTTCTCCTCGTTCGGGCACATGGCGCGCGAGGTCGTCGACGCGGGTGCCGACGGGCTGGTGCTGTTCAACCGCTTCTACCAGCCCGACCTGGACCTGGAGAGCCTCGACGTGACCCCGCGGCTGGAGCTGTCCACCTCGGCGGAGCTGCGCCTCCCGCTGCGCTGGATCGGACTGCTGCGTCCGCATCTGGCGCACACCAGCCTGGCGCTCACCAGCGGCGTGCACGACGGGCTGGACGTGGCGAAGGGCCTGCTGGCCGGTGCGGACGTGGTCATGGCCGCGTCGGCGCTGCTGCACCACGGACCCGACCACGTCCGGACCATGACCGAACAGCTGCAGGGCTGGCTGCAGGAGCACGAGTACGTCTCCGTCGACCAGCTGCGCGGCAGCGTCGCCCGGCACGCGGCCGCCGACCCGTCCGCGTACGAGCGCTCGCAGTACCTGCGGGTGCTGTCGTCCTGGCGGCGGTAG
- the panB gene encoding 3-methyl-2-oxobutanoate hydroxymethyltransferase — protein sequence MSDLSARPSGAPEPTLYGGATGRRVTVRDLAAAKAAGERWPMITAYDALTARVFDEAGIPVLLVGDSAAMVVYGYDSTVPVTVDDLIPLTRAVVRGSQRAMVVADLPFGSYQASPEQALHTAARFLKESGAHAVKLEGGARVLPQVEALVSAGIPVMGHLGLTPQSVNVFGGYRVQGRGESGEMLMRDAKALEAAGAFAVVLEVVPAELAERVTAMLSIPTIGIGAGAATDAQVLVWQDMAGLTPGPGPKFVKRYADVRGVLTSAVQEWAEEVVAGTYPGPEHAYR from the coding sequence ATGTCCGACCTGTCCGCGCGCCCCTCGGGCGCTCCGGAGCCCACGCTCTACGGCGGGGCCACCGGCCGTCGCGTCACCGTCCGCGACCTCGCCGCCGCCAAGGCCGCCGGCGAGCGCTGGCCCATGATCACCGCCTACGACGCGCTCACCGCGCGCGTCTTCGACGAGGCCGGGATCCCGGTGCTGCTCGTCGGCGACTCCGCCGCGATGGTGGTCTACGGCTACGACTCCACCGTCCCCGTCACCGTCGACGACCTCATCCCGCTGACCCGGGCCGTCGTGCGCGGCTCGCAGCGGGCGATGGTGGTGGCGGACCTGCCGTTCGGCTCGTACCAGGCCTCCCCCGAGCAGGCCCTGCACACCGCCGCCCGCTTCCTCAAGGAGTCCGGGGCGCACGCGGTGAAGCTGGAGGGCGGGGCCCGCGTCCTGCCCCAGGTCGAGGCGCTGGTGTCCGCCGGCATCCCCGTCATGGGCCACCTCGGGCTCACCCCGCAGTCGGTCAACGTGTTCGGGGGCTACCGGGTCCAGGGTCGCGGCGAGTCCGGCGAGATGCTCATGCGCGACGCCAAGGCGCTCGAGGCCGCGGGCGCGTTCGCCGTGGTGCTCGAGGTCGTGCCGGCCGAGCTGGCCGAGCGGGTCACCGCGATGCTGTCGATCCCCACGATCGGGATCGGCGCCGGCGCCGCCACCGACGCGCAGGTCCTGGTGTGGCAGGACATGGCCGGGCTGACCCCCGGCCCGGGCCCGAAGTTCGTCAAGCGCTACGCCGACGTGCGCGGGGTGCTGACGTCCGCGGTCCAGGAGTGGGCCGAGGAGGTCGTCGCGGGGACCTACCCCGGTCCCGAGCACGCCTACCGCTGA